The window CATGTGGTGAGCCCACACAACGAAAGAAAGGATTGTAATTCCCAACATAGAAATGATCATTGCCTTATATCCAAAGATTGGCTTTCTTGAATTCGTAGCAATTACTTCAGAAGTAATTCCCAATGCTGGCAACAATACAATATATACCTCAGGGTGACCGAGGAACCAAAATAAATGCTGATAAAGCACTGGACTACCACCTGTATTAGGTAAAGCACCTTCTCCACTTATATAAATATCAGAAAGGTAGAAAGAAGTGCCGAAGCTACGGTCAAACACCAATAACAATGCTGCGGCAAATAATACTGGAAATGATAACAAACCAATAACAGCAGTTAAAAAGAAAGCCCAAATCGTCAAAGGCAACCTTGAGAAAGACATTCCTTTTGTTCTTAGGTTAATAACTGTTGAAATGTAATTGATACCACCTAATAGAGAAGAAGCTATGAAAAAAGTCATGGCTATTAACCATAGCGTCATTCCCATACCTGAACCTGGAATAGCTTGCTCTAAAGCTGACAACGGAGGATACACAACCCATCCACCACCTGCTGGTCCATTTTCAAGAAACAAAGAAATGAACATAATTACACCAGAGATAAAGAAGAACCAGTATGATAGCATATTCATAAATCCAGAAGCCATATCTCTCGCTCCAATTTGAAGAGGAATCAAGAAGTTGGAAAATGTTCCACTCAAACCTGCTGTCAAAACGAAGAAAACCATAATGGTGCCATGCATGGTCACCAAAGCAAGATAGAAGTTAGGATCAAGTTTACCTCCATCATCAATCCAACCTCCAAGAATTGGTTTCAGGAATGTCATATCCATATCAGGGAAACCTAATTGTAGTCTGAAAAGGATAGAAAGAAAACCACCTATCAATGCCCAGAAAATACCGGTAACCAAAAATTGTTTACCTATCATCTTATGGTCAATCGTGAAAATATACTTCGTTATGAAGTTTTCTTTGTGTTCATGATCGTGATCATGGTCATGAGCACTATGTGACGCTACGCTAGCTGTTGCCATAATGAATTTAATTTAATTACTTATGTTCACTGATAGTAATATCAGCCAATTCTTTTAGTTCTACAGATAAATTCTCCACAAGAGCTGGGTTATTAACTATATATGGTTTCTGTTCTGACTTCCACTTTTCGAACTCTTCAGGTGTTACAACCTTAATGATTTTTTTCATTGAGAAGTGACCACGACCACAAATTTCAGTACATGCGATTTCATATTCAAAATCTTCATTTCCTAGTTGTGCTCTCATTTCTTCAGTAGTCAATGTAGGAGTGAACCAAAATCTTGTTGGCATTCCTGGTACAGCGTCCATTTTCAACCTCATGTGCGGAGCGAATACTGAATGTAAAACATCTCTTGCTCTTATTTTAAATAAGACAGGCTCTCCTTTCGGGATGTAAACTACAGGTGAAGCAAAATCATCTAAAGAATTCTTATCTGAGAAATCTACACCAGACAAATTATTTACTTCATTAATTAACCTATAGTCATGGTTACCTAAAACATTATCCATTCCTGGATATCTTACTTCCCAAGCGAATTGATACCCCATAATTTCGACAACATGTGAATTTTCTGGTGCAGGCGCTGTGATGTCAGACCAAGCTTTCCAACCCCCAATTACCAATAATGCAAGAACAAAAGCAGGAACAATTGTCCAGATAACCTCTAATTTGTTGTTATCTGGATAAAAAGTCGCTTTACGCTTTTCATTATACTGATATTTGTATGGAAACCAGAACAATAAAATGTGAGTAATAATAAACACAATTCCAGTTACAGCCATTGTAATCCAGAAAAGATTATCCGTGATGGCTCCATGTTCAGAAGCTAAAGGAAGATTGTAATTATCAAACTCTTTAATTGAATACCAGAACATTAAACCACCACCAACAAGGAGGAATACTACAAATAGAATAGCATTAACCTTATTACTACTTGAAGCAATTTTTTTATCAGAGCCTTTTACAACCGAGACCAATGTCTGAATTCTGTAAACCATCCAAATTATGGATAGCAAAAGCAAAATACCTACTGCAATAAGAAATCCGTACATAATTATAATTTTTTCGGATAAATGTTAAATGTGATGATGATAACTTTCCTCCAACATTGGATGATTTTTGGCTACAAGATTGCCTTTTGCTAAACCTTTCAAAGCTACAAAGCCAAAAGCAGAAGCAAATACTAAAAGCATTCCTATTTCCATCAAACCAAACCCACCATTGTGACCCAATGTTCCTGGTTGAACCATTAAGAAGAAGTCAAACCAATGTCCAAGGATAATCAAAGAACAAACCACTTTCAAGAAAATAGTATGTCTTTTAGAATCACGTGTCATTAAAACAAGGAAAGGCAACACAAAGTTTAATGCTAGATTTACAAATATAAACGGGCTATACACATCACTTGACAACCTCTCTACAAAGTACACAGACTCCTCAGGAATGTTTGCATAATAAATCAATAAAAATTGCGAGAACCAGATGTATGTCCAGAATATAGAAAAAGCAAATACAAACTTTCCTAGATCGTGGATATGGTTTTCATTAACCATCTCTAAGTAGCCTTTTTCTTTTAAGAAAACAGTAATTAGAGTAATCACTGAAAGGCCAGCTACAAACCAAGACGCAAAAACGTACCAACCAAACATAGTAGAGAACCAGTGCGTATCGATCGACATTACCCAATCCCAAGCTGAGACTGAAGAAGTGATTCCGAAAAGAATCAAGAAAATAGCGGACCATTTTCTAATATTAGACCAGTTATGACTACCTGATAGATTATCTTCTGCAAAAGACAAATTTTTCAATTTATTGAAAAAGAAAATCCAGATTCCAAAGAATGCAAACATTCTCACAATATAGAAGATCGGGAAAGATCCTTTTTCCATTGGCCAATAAAAAAATGCACCTTTACCATCTATGATTCGATCATAATGCTCTAAATCATTAGTATCATACAAATAGCTATGTGTCCAATGGAATAAGTCATGATTCGCAACAAAGAAAGTTACAATCATCAAGACGGCAGCAAATGGCAACCAATTCCCTAAAGACAACATTACTCTTAAGATTCCTGTTGACCAACCTGCTTGAGCAGCATATTGAATAGCAAAGAAGAAAACACCAATAATTGCAATTCCCGTAAAGTAAACATTGTTGATCCAAAGGTTTGCATATAACCTTTCATACCAATGGAAAGCATGACCACCAGCTTCTTCAGCAGCACCATGATCACCGCCTCCAAAAATTCCTGTTAGAATGCCTGCAATTAACAAGACAGCACCAATGCCAAGACCTACGAAAAGGGTCTTTTTGATGGAAGCTGTGAAATCAAATTTCTGATCTAAATTATAGTTTGAAACGTGCGCCATGATTATTGCTTCTGAATTTCTTGTTTAACATAGTGAACAATTTTCCAAATTCTTTCTTGAGGAATTTGAGACCCGTGTGCACCCATTCTTCCTTTACCTTTCATGATAACATGGAAAATGTGACCTTCAGGAAGATTTACATAAGCACCACCTTTAAGATTAGCAACACCACCAATTACTTGACCAGCTAAACCATCACCTTCTCCATTAATGCCATGACATGCTGTACAATATTGAAGATATAATTGTTGCCCTTCTGCAAGAACCTGATCTGTCAACTCAACTGGATTTTGAATTTCTGCAGCTTTTTCTAATTCAAATGCTTTCAATCTATAAGGAAGCATACCATCTTTTGTTCTAGGAACGGTATTGGCAACAGGCTCTCTCATGTTCATCCTATTAGGATTGTTGACGTTTGAATTGAAGAATTCGCCTTTTTCGTCTTCTCTAGTAGACAACCATTGACCTTCATCTTCATTTACAATCTGTGTTAAACCTTCGTAAGGAACAGAGTTATACATTTGCGGAGCATATTCGTATCCCGGATTATCTCCAGAAGCACCACAAGAGGCAAGCCCTAAGGCAACTCCTGCAGTAGCGATAACATATATGGATTTTATCAATTTCATATTGTCTGAGTTACTAATCAAAACTTTTATTATTCACTTCTGAAGCTCCGGAAGATTTCAAAATCTCTCCTATTTGAGCCTCACCTATTGAAGCATTGGTAGCCAAATCAATTGCCATTACGTGCTTATCATCTGTAATTCTCAAGTCAAAGATCCTAGGCTGAGCCCAAGGCTTCAAGTTGGAAGAAATCATAAACACACCAACCATACCGAATGCTGCCAAGAGAACAGTTAATTCGAAAGTTACCGGGATAAAGTTTGGAAGACCTGCATAATCTTTACCACCGATAATCATAGGCCAGTCAATTTTCATCATGTAAAACTGCATGGTCAAAGCCAATGTAGTCCCTAAGATTCCGAAAAGAAATGCTGCAATAGGAAGTCTACTTCTTTTGTAACCTAGTACATCGTCAATTCCATGAACAGGAAAAGGAGAATAAACTTCATGAATCTTCACGCCGCTCTCTCTTACTTTGGATACAGCGTCTAACAACACATCCTCATCTTCAAATACACCGAGGACAAAATTCTTATCTCTTTCCATGATTATTTATTTACTTTTTCTGAAGAAGACTTAACGATAGATTTCACCTCAGCCATGTTGATTACCGGGAAGAATTTGGCAAATAACAAGAAGAGGGTAAAGAACAATCCAAATGTTAATAGATAAACTCCTACATCCGAAATCGTTGGGTAGAACATCGCCCATGAAGATGGTAAGTAATCTCTGTGAAGAGAAGTAACGATGATCACAAATCGCTCGAACCACATTCCTATATTCACTACAATTGACAAAGCAAAGGTTGCTACAATAGAAGTTCTAATTTTCTTGATCCAGAACAATTGTGGTGAAATCACATTACATGTCATCATAGACCAGTAAGCCCACCAATAGGGACCAAATGCTCTGTTGATGAATGCATATTGTTCTGCTGCTACACCTGAATACCAAGCGATGAAAAATTCAGTGATATAAGCGATACCTACAATAGAACCTGTGATGATGATTACTATGTTCATCAACTCAATGTGTCCAATCGTGATATAATCTTCTAGTTTGAATACTTTTCTTGTGATGATCATCAAGGTCAATACCATTGCAAATCCTGAGAAAATCGCACCTGCCACGAAATATGGAGGGAAGATAGTCGTGTGCCATCCAGGGATAACTGAAGTAGCAAAGTCAAAAGATACAATTGTGTGAACTGACAATACCAAAGGAGTAGCTAAACCAGCTAAGATCAAAGCAACAGATTCATATCTGCTCCAAGTCTTCGCTGCGCCATCCCATCCAAAAGAAAGTGCTCCGTAAATGGTCTTTCTTAACCCAGTTGCTCTATCTCTAATCGTAGCAAAATCAGGAATCAAACCAATATACCAAAACACTAAGGATACTGAGAAATAAGTAGAAATTGCAAATACGTCCCAAAGAAGTGGAGAGTTGAAATTCACCCAAAGTGAACCAAAAGTATTTGGCAAAGGAAGTGCCCAATAAGCTCCCAACCATGGTCTACCCATGTGAATTACCGGGAACATTGCAGCACAGATAACAGCGAAAATCGTCATTGCTTCAGCAGCTCTGTTGATCGCCATTCTCCATTTCTGTCTAAATAATAGCAATACTGCGGAAATCAAAGTGCCAGCGTGACCGATACCAACCCACCATACGAAGTTAGTGATATCCCATGCCCAGCCTATAGTCTTATTTAGACCCCACATACCAATACCTTCCCAAAGGGTCGCTACCAGTGCAAGACTCCCTAACAATAAGGTACCCACTGCGACTAAGAGACCAAGAATCCAACCTAAAGATGGTTTTCCTTCTACCTGTCTTGATACGTCGTGTGTGACGTC is drawn from Belliella baltica DSM 15883 and contains these coding sequences:
- a CDS encoding cytochrome c oxidase subunit I, whose product is MATASVASHSAHDHDHDHEHKENFITKYIFTIDHKMIGKQFLVTGIFWALIGGFLSILFRLQLGFPDMDMTFLKPILGGWIDDGGKLDPNFYLALVTMHGTIMVFFVLTAGLSGTFSNFLIPLQIGARDMASGFMNMLSYWFFFISGVIMFISLFLENGPAGGGWVVYPPLSALEQAIPGSGMGMTLWLIAMTFFIASSLLGGINYISTVINLRTKGMSFSRLPLTIWAFFLTAVIGLLSFPVLFAAALLLVFDRSFGTSFYLSDIYISGEGALPNTGGSPVLYQHLFWFLGHPEVYIVLLPALGITSEVIATNSRKPIFGYKAMIISMLGITILSFVVWAHHMFVSGMNPFLGSIFMFLTLIIAIPSAVKVFNYLTTLWRGNLIFTPGMLFSIGLVSFFISGGLTGIFLGNSAIDIQLHDTYFVVAHFHLVMGSASFFGLMAGVYHWFPKMFGKMMDARLGYIHFWLTFVGVYLVFFPMHYIGIAGFPRRYYSFTSYDFSSMYTDLNMFVSVAAIITFAAQFIFLFNFFYSMFRGRKASLNPWRSTTLEWTTPLHPGHGNWPGEIPSVYRWPYDYSKPGASEDFIPQTVPLSATPESNLPHEQELVKLEKEIIAEEGEVLIANESKES
- a CDS encoding cytochrome c oxidase subunit II, which translates into the protein MYGFLIAVGILLLLSIIWMVYRIQTLVSVVKGSDKKIASSSNKVNAILFVVFLLVGGGLMFWYSIKEFDNYNLPLASEHGAITDNLFWITMAVTGIVFIITHILLFWFPYKYQYNEKRKATFYPDNNKLEVIWTIVPAFVLALLVIGGWKAWSDITAPAPENSHVVEIMGYQFAWEVRYPGMDNVLGNHDYRLINEVNNLSGVDFSDKNSLDDFASPVVYIPKGEPVLFKIRARDVLHSVFAPHMRLKMDAVPGMPTRFWFTPTLTTEEMRAQLGNEDFEYEIACTEICGRGHFSMKKIIKVVTPEEFEKWKSEQKPYIVNNPALVENLSVELKELADITISEHK
- a CDS encoding c-type cytochrome, which encodes MKLIKSIYVIATAGVALGLASCGASGDNPGYEYAPQMYNSVPYEGLTQIVNEDEGQWLSTREDEKGEFFNSNVNNPNRMNMREPVANTVPRTKDGMLPYRLKAFELEKAAEIQNPVELTDQVLAEGQQLYLQYCTACHGINGEGDGLAGQVIGGVANLKGGAYVNLPEGHIFHVIMKGKGRMGAHGSQIPQERIWKIVHYVKQEIQKQ
- a CDS encoding DUF3341 domain-containing protein, coding for MERDKNFVLGVFEDEDVLLDAVSKVRESGVKIHEVYSPFPVHGIDDVLGYKRSRLPIAAFLFGILGTTLALTMQFYMMKIDWPMIIGGKDYAGLPNFIPVTFELTVLLAAFGMVGVFMISSNLKPWAQPRIFDLRITDDKHVMAIDLATNASIGEAQIGEILKSSGASEVNNKSFD
- the nrfD gene encoding NrfD/PsrC family molybdoenzyme membrane anchor subunit is translated as MQVTSSVREPLITGGKTLKDVTHDVSRQVEGKPSLGWILGLLVAVGTLLLGSLALVATLWEGIGMWGLNKTIGWAWDITNFVWWVGIGHAGTLISAVLLLFRQKWRMAINRAAEAMTIFAVICAAMFPVIHMGRPWLGAYWALPLPNTFGSLWVNFNSPLLWDVFAISTYFSVSLVFWYIGLIPDFATIRDRATGLRKTIYGALSFGWDGAAKTWSRYESVALILAGLATPLVLSVHTIVSFDFATSVIPGWHTTIFPPYFVAGAIFSGFAMVLTLMIITRKVFKLEDYITIGHIELMNIVIIITGSIVGIAYITEFFIAWYSGVAAEQYAFINRAFGPYWWAYWSMMTCNVISPQLFWIKKIRTSIVATFALSIVVNIGMWFERFVIIVTSLHRDYLPSSWAMFYPTISDVGVYLLTFGLFFTLFLLFAKFFPVINMAEVKSIVKSSSEKVNK